In one Fodinicola acaciae genomic region, the following are encoded:
- a CDS encoding response regulator, with the protein MIEVLVVDDDFRVATVHAGFVAAIPGFSVAGTARSGAQARTRIAELRPDLVLLDVYLPDESGLRVLADLDVDAIILSAANDPRSVRQALRAGALNYLVKPFTAGQLTARLTAYARYRALLEKNDLLRQDDVDRAVRALHDNDRAPAPKGQSPVTAKLVVDLLRKAGEPRSAVEIANELGIARATAQRYLGVLTETGAAQVGLRYGATGRPEHEYSWVGDPVNG; encoded by the coding sequence ATGATCGAGGTTTTGGTGGTCGACGACGACTTCCGGGTCGCCACCGTGCACGCCGGTTTCGTCGCCGCGATCCCCGGATTCTCGGTCGCCGGCACGGCACGTTCCGGCGCGCAGGCGCGTACGAGAATCGCCGAGCTGCGGCCAGATCTCGTGCTGCTGGACGTCTATCTGCCGGACGAGTCGGGGTTGCGCGTGTTGGCGGACCTGGACGTCGACGCGATCATTCTCAGTGCTGCCAACGATCCGCGGTCCGTACGCCAGGCACTGCGGGCCGGCGCGCTGAACTATCTGGTCAAGCCGTTCACCGCCGGCCAGCTCACCGCGCGGCTCACCGCGTACGCGCGTTATCGCGCGCTGCTGGAGAAAAACGACCTGCTGCGGCAGGACGACGTGGACCGTGCCGTCCGCGCGTTGCACGACAACGACCGTGCGCCGGCGCCGAAAGGACAGTCGCCGGTGACCGCGAAGCTGGTGGTCGACCTGTTGCGCAAGGCCGGCGAACCGCGTTCGGCGGTGGAGATCGCCAATGAGCTGGGGATCGCGCGCGCGACGGCGCAGCGCTATCTCGGCGTACTCACCGAAACCGGCGCGGCGCAGGTGGGGTTGCGCTATGGCGCCACCGGCCGGCCGGAGCACGAGTACAGCTGGGTCGGTGACCCGGTCAACGGCTGA
- a CDS encoding ABC transporter permease, translating into MTTSTASPTLRTVDGEKNVLLAARRRRLFTTWATRIGIIVVWLAAWEATATWWIDPFFYSKPSAIARRLYEWFTIGTDFGSIWLQIGIFLEEAVIGFVIGAVAGVLLGVVLGRSQYLADVLSPFIKAANAVPRIVLASLFIIWFGLGLSSKVATVVVLVFFAVFFNAFTGAREVDRNLINNARILGASRLQILTTIVLPSATSWILSSLHTAFGFALIGAVVGEYAGAEKGVGLLIANAQGTFDSAGIYAAMIIITVIALVAEWGIGWLESRLLRWRPSMVTNPAAGI; encoded by the coding sequence ATGACGACCTCGACGGCCTCCCCCACCCTGCGTACGGTCGACGGCGAGAAAAACGTCCTGCTGGCCGCGCGCCGGCGGCGGCTGTTCACCACCTGGGCCACCCGGATCGGCATCATCGTGGTCTGGCTGGCCGCCTGGGAGGCGACGGCCACCTGGTGGATCGACCCGTTCTTCTATTCCAAGCCGTCGGCGATCGCGCGGCGGCTGTACGAATGGTTCACCATCGGCACCGACTTCGGCTCGATCTGGCTGCAGATCGGCATTTTCCTGGAGGAAGCCGTCATCGGCTTCGTCATCGGCGCGGTCGCCGGCGTCCTGCTCGGCGTGGTGCTCGGCCGCAGCCAATACCTGGCCGACGTGCTCTCGCCTTTCATCAAGGCCGCGAACGCCGTTCCCCGTATCGTCCTGGCCTCGTTGTTCATCATCTGGTTCGGCCTCGGCCTGTCGTCCAAGGTCGCGACCGTGGTCGTACTCGTGTTCTTCGCGGTGTTCTTCAACGCGTTCACCGGAGCGCGCGAGGTCGACCGCAACCTGATCAACAACGCCCGCATTCTCGGCGCCAGCAGGTTGCAGATCCTGACCACCATCGTGCTGCCGAGCGCCACCTCGTGGATCCTTTCCTCGCTGCACACGGCTTTCGGCTTCGCGCTGATCGGCGCGGTCGTCGGTGAGTACGCCGGCGCCGAGAAAGGCGTCGGCCTGCTGATCGCCAACGCGCAGGGGACGTTCGACTCCGCCGGCATCTACGCGGCGATGATCATCATCACGGTGATCGCGCTGGTCGCCGAATGGGGAATCGGCTGGCTGGAGAGCCGGCTGCTGCGCTGGCGGCCGTCGATGGTCACCAACCCGGCCGCGGGGATCTGA
- a CDS encoding ABC transporter ATP-binding protein, which translates to MIILTEATKRFPTASGGVHTAVRDLTLTVRSGEFVAVVGPTGCGKSTMLSLISGLEPASAGRVLVRDEPVRGIPDGVGYMFQNDAVMPWRTVLDNVAAGPRYRGEARKPAREKARDWIDRVGLAGFEGYYPHQLSGGMRKRVALAQTLVTSPEILLMDEPFSALDVQTRSLMQDELLRLWSGTSAAVVFVTHDLEEAIALADRVVVMTASPATVKAVFDVPLQRPRAVEELRLTEEFLRIHREVWRSLREEVETSRNRSAA; encoded by the coding sequence ATGATCATCCTGACAGAAGCGACAAAACGCTTTCCGACGGCCAGCGGTGGCGTGCACACGGCGGTGCGTGACCTGACGCTGACCGTGCGGTCCGGCGAGTTCGTCGCCGTCGTCGGTCCGACCGGCTGCGGCAAGTCGACCATGCTGTCGCTGATCTCCGGCCTGGAGCCGGCGTCGGCCGGCCGCGTGCTGGTCCGAGACGAGCCGGTGCGCGGCATCCCGGACGGCGTCGGCTACATGTTCCAGAACGACGCGGTGATGCCGTGGCGTACGGTGCTCGACAACGTCGCGGCCGGCCCCCGTTATCGTGGCGAGGCAAGGAAACCCGCGCGAGAGAAGGCCCGCGACTGGATCGACCGGGTGGGCCTGGCCGGCTTCGAGGGCTACTATCCGCACCAGTTGTCCGGTGGCATGCGAAAACGTGTCGCGCTGGCGCAGACGTTGGTCACCAGTCCGGAAATCCTGCTGATGGATGAGCCGTTCAGCGCGCTGGACGTACAGACGCGCAGCCTGATGCAGGACGAGCTGCTGCGGCTCTGGTCCGGTACGTCTGCGGCGGTCGTCTTTGTCACGCACGATCTGGAAGAAGCGATCGCGCTCGCCGACCGAGTGGTGGTGATGACCGCGAGTCCGGCGACCGTCAAGGCGGTGTTCGACGTGCCGCTGCAGCGTCCGCGAGCCGTCGAGGAGCTGCGGCTGACCGAGGAGTTTCTGCGTATCCACCGGGAAGTCTGGCGGTCACTGCGCGAAGAGGTCGAGACGAGCCGGAACAGGAGCGCGGCATGA
- a CDS encoding ABC transporter substrate-binding protein codes for MRRMLIAIFLAITVITGATACRDSRVVPVGADGKPRIAIMVGGLEKVIYLPAMLTERLGGFRAQGLDVKLLSQPSGANAETALLSGDVQGVVGFYDHTIDLQAKDQCITSVVQFADVPGEVEVVAAGKADRIRTPADFRGRKLGITSLGSSTDFLTKALASKAGVGVDDYTPVKVGAGQTFIASMKSGGIDAGMTTDPTVAQLTTSGQGKIMLDLRTEAGTRAALGGLYPATALYMKCEIVQRYPDAVQKLANAFVATLRWIKSHTAEQIAAAMPPSYAAGGKALYVKAIRDSIGMFNADGRMDPAGARNVLRILGGFSVNVKPRKDEIDLSRTYTTAFVDRVPKA; via the coding sequence ATGCGACGCATGCTCATCGCGATTTTCCTTGCCATCACAGTGATAACCGGCGCGACCGCGTGTCGCGACTCGCGTGTCGTGCCGGTCGGCGCCGACGGCAAGCCGCGGATCGCCATCATGGTCGGCGGTCTGGAGAAGGTCATCTACCTGCCGGCCATGCTGACCGAGCGGCTCGGTGGCTTCCGTGCGCAGGGACTGGACGTGAAGCTGCTGAGCCAGCCGTCCGGCGCCAACGCCGAGACCGCGTTGCTGTCCGGCGACGTACAAGGCGTGGTCGGGTTCTACGACCACACGATCGACCTGCAGGCCAAGGACCAGTGCATCACCAGCGTCGTCCAGTTTGCCGACGTACCAGGCGAAGTCGAGGTGGTCGCCGCCGGCAAGGCCGACCGGATCAGGACCCCGGCCGACTTTCGCGGCCGCAAGCTCGGCATCACCTCGCTCGGCTCGTCCACCGACTTTCTCACCAAGGCGTTGGCTTCCAAGGCCGGGGTCGGCGTCGACGACTACACGCCGGTCAAGGTCGGCGCCGGCCAGACGTTCATCGCCAGCATGAAAAGTGGCGGCATCGACGCCGGCATGACCACCGACCCGACCGTCGCGCAGCTGACCACCAGCGGCCAGGGCAAAATCATGCTCGACCTGCGTACGGAGGCCGGCACGCGCGCCGCCCTCGGCGGGCTCTATCCGGCGACCGCGTTGTACATGAAATGCGAGATCGTGCAGCGATATCCCGACGCCGTACAGAAACTGGCCAACGCGTTCGTCGCCACGCTGCGCTGGATCAAGTCGCACACCGCCGAGCAGATCGCCGCGGCCATGCCGCCGTCGTACGCGGCCGGCGGCAAGGCGTTGTACGTCAAGGCGATCCGCGACAGCATCGGGATGTTCAACGCCGACGGCCGGATGGACCCCGCCGGAGCGCGGAACGTGCTGCGGATCCTCGGTGGTTTCTCGGTGAACGTGAAGCCGCGCAAGGACGAGATCGACCTGTCGAGGACCTACACGACGGCCTTCGTCGACAGGGTCCCGAAAGCCTGA
- a CDS encoding sensor histidine kinase, with translation MAAHRRPMRFTWQILILQVAVVVLLLGVGFALVAWMMRHQLTDQFGQRALSVAHTVAADPSVAAAVAERQPGGIVQQRAEQSRLATGALFVVITDDRGIRLAHPNVGEIGRPVSTDPSEALAGHDVVSSVQNGTLGLSVRSKTPVRWQGRVVGEVSVGFEVEDVSEQFTRLLVVMSPFAGGALLLGVAASALLTRRLRRLTLGLEPYELAEMLTDREAVLHGIDEGVLAVDKDNRVSMYNSEADRLLDLHGLDPADVRLPQRLRKAVLHGRRVDNLITTVGSRRLVANVREVRRGELRLGVVVTLRDQTEVESLTNELDAVRALTDGLRAQRHETANRLHTLSGLMQLGHYDEAVEYLQLLAGESVEAPAGLTDPYLRSFVAAKTAVAREAGVVLRLAPDSWVSGRVRDPMPVTTVVGNLVDNAIRAARLGKRTPPTVEVTVLDDRDALHVSIVDSGDGVPDSLRTTVFAEGVSTKDGDGHGLGLALARQAAEALDGHVRLAEASGADHGAVFVAELPGVLDVEASGGKEHG, from the coding sequence ATGGCAGCTCACCGGCGTCCGATGCGGTTCACCTGGCAGATCCTGATCCTGCAGGTGGCGGTGGTCGTGCTGTTGCTCGGCGTCGGGTTCGCGCTCGTCGCGTGGATGATGCGCCACCAGCTGACCGACCAGTTCGGCCAGCGCGCGTTGTCGGTCGCGCACACGGTGGCCGCCGATCCGTCCGTCGCCGCCGCGGTCGCGGAGCGCCAACCTGGTGGCATCGTGCAGCAGCGCGCCGAGCAGTCGCGGCTGGCCACCGGCGCGCTTTTCGTTGTCATCACTGACGATCGCGGCATCCGGCTGGCGCATCCGAACGTCGGCGAGATCGGCCGGCCGGTCAGCACCGACCCGTCGGAGGCGCTGGCCGGCCACGACGTGGTGAGCTCCGTGCAGAACGGCACGCTCGGCCTGTCGGTACGCAGCAAGACGCCGGTGCGCTGGCAGGGCCGCGTGGTCGGCGAGGTGAGCGTCGGCTTCGAGGTCGAGGACGTGTCCGAGCAGTTCACCCGGTTACTCGTTGTGATGTCCCCGTTCGCCGGCGGCGCGCTGCTGCTCGGGGTGGCGGCCTCGGCGTTGCTGACCCGTCGGTTGCGCCGGCTGACGCTCGGTCTTGAGCCGTACGAGCTGGCCGAGATGCTGACCGACCGCGAGGCTGTGCTGCACGGCATCGACGAAGGCGTGCTCGCGGTCGACAAGGACAACCGGGTTTCCATGTACAACTCGGAAGCTGACCGACTGCTCGACCTGCACGGCCTGGATCCGGCAGACGTACGGCTGCCACAGCGGTTGCGCAAGGCGGTGCTGCACGGCCGCCGGGTCGACAACCTGATCACGACAGTTGGCTCTCGCCGGCTGGTGGCCAACGTGCGAGAGGTGCGCCGCGGCGAGCTGCGGCTCGGTGTCGTCGTGACATTGCGTGATCAGACCGAGGTGGAGTCGCTGACCAACGAGCTCGACGCCGTACGCGCGCTGACCGACGGCCTGCGTGCGCAGCGGCACGAGACGGCCAACCGGTTGCACACCTTGTCCGGATTGATGCAGCTCGGTCATTACGACGAGGCTGTCGAATACCTGCAGTTGCTCGCCGGCGAGTCGGTCGAGGCACCGGCCGGCCTCACCGACCCGTACCTGCGCTCGTTCGTGGCCGCGAAAACGGCGGTGGCGCGGGAGGCCGGCGTCGTGCTGCGGCTCGCGCCGGACAGCTGGGTCAGCGGCCGAGTCCGCGATCCGATGCCGGTCACGACCGTCGTCGGCAACCTCGTGGACAACGCGATCCGCGCCGCACGGCTCGGAAAGCGGACGCCACCGACGGTCGAGGTGACCGTGCTCGACGACCGCGACGCGCTGCACGTGTCCATTGTGGACTCCGGTGACGGTGTGCCGGATTCCTTGCGGACGACCGTCTTCGCGGAAGGTGTGTCCACAAAGGATGGCGACGGGCACGGCCTCGGACTGGCGCTCGCCCGGCAGGCTGCCGAGGCGCTGGACGGTCACGTACGGCTGGCCGAAGCGTCCGGGGCCGACCACGGCGCGGTATTCGTCGCGGAGTTGCCAGGTGTGCTGGATGTGGAGGCATCAGGCGGAAAGGAGCACGGATGA
- a CDS encoding serine/threonine-protein kinase, with protein sequence MSLLEPGARVSDAVVVDRPLGQGAFAEVYRVRHEYLGWQALKLFKRVGSLGETRAMLDEARLLSTIGHPNIVRLFDAGTVRTGHGTRGFFTMEYVAGGSLERLVDSYRGIVPADIAVGVAEQLANGLAVAHAQNPPIIHRDLTLANVLVGYDAGGLRVRISDFGLARRADPVSLLASAQGTYAFMAPEVVREDGYSRAGDVWSIGTIAYLLLTNSLPYAAKTEAGLRSTRRFEETPLPPSAYNDEVDAELDDIIMSTLEPEPSLRPRDAGALARRFHDRQTKSVRVATPPTPAPSDRAQRLAAEALELARRPETLAEAADRMEEAVTRSPRLRDQHMAKLLLWRRGVMM encoded by the coding sequence GTGAGCCTGCTGGAGCCGGGGGCCAGGGTCAGTGACGCGGTGGTCGTCGACCGGCCACTCGGCCAGGGTGCCTTCGCCGAGGTTTACCGCGTACGCCACGAATATCTCGGCTGGCAGGCACTGAAGCTGTTCAAGCGGGTCGGCTCTCTCGGCGAGACGCGGGCGATGCTGGACGAGGCGCGGCTGCTGTCGACCATTGGCCACCCCAACATCGTGCGGCTTTTCGACGCCGGCACGGTGCGCACCGGCCACGGCACGCGCGGCTTCTTCACGATGGAGTACGTGGCCGGCGGCAGCCTGGAACGGCTGGTCGACTCCTACCGCGGGATCGTGCCGGCCGACATCGCCGTCGGAGTCGCCGAGCAACTGGCCAACGGTCTTGCCGTGGCGCATGCCCAAAATCCGCCGATCATCCACCGCGACCTCACGCTCGCCAACGTGCTGGTCGGCTATGACGCCGGTGGCCTGCGGGTCCGGATCAGCGATTTCGGACTGGCCAGACGCGCCGACCCGGTCAGCCTGCTGGCCAGTGCACAGGGCACGTACGCGTTCATGGCCCCGGAGGTCGTACGCGAGGACGGCTACAGCCGCGCCGGCGATGTGTGGTCGATCGGCACGATCGCCTACCTGTTGCTCACGAATTCGTTGCCGTACGCGGCAAAGACCGAGGCCGGGCTGCGATCGACGAGGCGGTTCGAGGAAACGCCGCTGCCGCCGAGCGCGTACAACGACGAGGTCGATGCCGAGCTCGACGACATCATCATGTCGACGCTCGAGCCGGAGCCTTCGCTGCGACCGCGCGACGCCGGCGCGTTGGCGCGCCGATTTCACGACCGCCAAACGAAAAGCGTACGGGTCGCGACACCGCCGACGCCAGCGCCGAGCGATCGCGCGCAGCGGTTGGCGGCCGAGGCGCTCGAACTGGCGCGGCGACCGGAAACGCTGGCGGAGGCCGCGGATCGCATGGAGGAGGCGGTCACCCGCTCACCTCGGCTGCGCGACCAGCACATGGCCAAGCTGTTGCTCTGGCGGCGCGGGGTGATGATGTGA